TATAttctaaagacacattaaatatcgcattaattacacttgggcttcttgtctAAAAGTCCAATACAGACCTATCTGGTCCGAATTCATAGCAGACTCAAAACGGCCCATGTAGACAAGGCCCACTAGctgaggtcgtcaaggtccacgaacacaagTTGTTCACGGACTAGGCCTAATACGGCTAGAAGAGCAGATGCGTGTGAtctaaacggactcaaagtcctacacatAAGGTTTTGGAGCTCCTTCCTCAATAGAAatcctaatcaccatctaagttggagacttgtccaccaagtctcccaacagaaGTCTAACCATAGACTCACCtatatataaagggctctacccctcaacctagaactacgtttttggcttgattctctacaacacagagatacataggcatcttgcaaggaccgatagtcccgaacacaagagcagccattaaagctcaaaactcaccaaccctagcattaaatactaaagtactcagatttttattccacaacatttggcgtcgtctgtgggaagactacaacaaccatggtgaataCACGGAGTAGAAACAATAGTGGAACAGACACTCATGTTCCACCGCGAGCAATCACATTAGTAGTGGAAGTACCACCACACTCAACTtatgcctccacccaaggaggaaccctggtaggggcaaccgaggctcagccacaagggacgaatcccccggctcctcaagggacgaatccccaacttcagcagctacatgcacctgtgaactctcaaccccttgggtatgagtactcgacaattgtgactactaaccccccccccttacgggatgcctctataccccgaatttggagggAGTGGACACTTTAAttggagtgaagcacaagggatAACGTCCCAATACATACGTGGCTTGCCTTCtattccggaggatcaagaattttctggaccttatactgaaagagactccgaGTTATCGGATGATGATGTTGctccaagaaggagacgtgctaaCAAGGAGCCGATGGCTGATATTGAACAATGCTCCAGGACCACTCAAGGGTGAATCCCCAAGATGTTCAAAAGAGAATgagggctcatgaagctgagatccaaaggctaaAGCGTGACCTGGAGACACATCTGGCCCCAAGACCCCCAGTCGCTCCAAGgcggagaaatcctcctccaatcataggCCTAGATGGTCCAATACCAATAAGGGCAGttgccccaagggctgatccaagtgatcttatgcccttaggagatcctgatgatccaaacccaccattcactgatGAGATAATGAATGCTCACATCTCCAGGAAGTTTAAGATGCTCACATCAAAGCATATGATGGTACTAGCGACcctgctaatcatgttaggacgttCTCTAACACCCTGTTGCTACAGtccgtgaacgacgctattaagtatcgggccttccctcaaactctatcaggtatggctcaaaggtggtacagtcgtctgtccccaaactctattgggtcctttaAGGACTTGAGCCAAGCTTTTATCAAGCAATTCATAAGTGGCAGAGTGCACGAGAAGAGTTCAACCTCTCTCATGGGAATAAtccaaggagcaaaggagtccctGAGAGAATATCTGAATCAATTTACGAAGGAGACTTTGAAGGTCcctgatcttgatgataaggtagctataATAGCCCTACAGCAAGAGACTAGagacgagttctttaagatgtccctgGCTAAGAGCCCTCCCGAAAGTATGCTGCAGCTCCAGGATAGAGCcggaaagtatatcaaggtggaggagAGTATGAAGAAGACAACTGTGAATAATGCACCTACTAGAAACAAGAAGAGGAAGACGGATCAGGAGTACgacgctaaggacaagtatccatGAATTGGCAAAATCTCTTACTCctcctcttctaagaagaatcagAAACCAAGGTTTGCTGAGTATGCGAGGTTGAACACTCCAAGGAGCGAAATCCttatggaaattgagaaggacaaATAATTCAAATGGCTGAAGCCACTAAGGGGGGATCCCGAGAAAAGAGACAAGAGTCGGTACTGCAGGTTTCATAAAGCTTTCGGTCATGATACTGACGATTGTAGGcaactcaaggatgagattgagtatcTGATCCGAAGGGGAAAGTTTGGACGTTTCACCAAGGGTAAAGAGGCCGGAGGCCAAAAGTGAGATAATGATCGAAGAGATGACGATTGGGGGGAGGGGTAACAACAGAGATCGCAACCCACATCCCTGAGGGCCAGTAATTAATATGATCTCAGGAGGACCTACAGCAGTTGGTATTACAAGGAACTCCCGAAAAGCTTATGCAAGAGAAGTAATGAGCATAATTAGAGAGCCATCTAAGCGTTCTAAGTCAGAGATGACGCTTGAATTTGGTAACccagaccttgaaggtttgaaattcCCTCAGGATGATCCTCTGGTTATCACTCCGATAATTGAAAATTATCCTGTTATGAGGGTCCTAGTGGACAATGGAGCTTCCGTGGACATTCTGTTCCATGACACATTCATAAGGATGGGATACGATGATTCTCAGTTAACTCCATCTGACGCACACATCTACGGGTTTAACCATGTGGAATTCAAAGTTGAAGGAGCAATACAACTTCCCGTAACTATCGGGGAGGAGCCCATGGAGGCCACGCAGATGTTAAATTTTCAGGTTGTCAAGGCAGCCTctacttacaatgctatcatgggtagAACAGGGATCCATGCTTTTAAGGCTGTACCCTCAACCTACCACATGGTACTGAAAATCCCAACTAGGAATGATGTTGGAGAAGCGAAAGGAAATCAGAAAATGGCCCGTAGTTGCTATGTTGCAACACTTAGGCCCGATGGAACCGGGGGGCAGGTCCTccccatagaagacatg
The sequence above is drawn from the Apium graveolens cultivar Ventura chromosome 2, ASM990537v1, whole genome shotgun sequence genome and encodes:
- the LOC141687203 gene encoding uncharacterized protein LOC141687203, which codes for MTLEFGNPDLEGLKFPQDDPLVITPIIENYPVMRVLVDNGASVDILFHDTFIRMGYDDSQLTPSDAHIYGFNHVEFKVEGAIQLPVTIGEEPMEATQMLNFQVVKAASTYNAIMGRTGIHAFKAVPSTYHMVLKIPTRNDVGEAKGNQKMARSCYVATLRPDGTGGQVLPIEDMDVRENDEL